Within Spinacia oleracea cultivar Varoflay chromosome 4, BTI_SOV_V1, whole genome shotgun sequence, the genomic segment catGATTAATTTCTTCACTAAAACTTACTACTATATAAAGTACGTGGGTTTTGTTATGAACCTAGCCCAAATTTTATATTcctatttccaaaaaaaaattgctaaataataatatcacattgaattaaacaataaataattcaaaaaatGCAATTTCTTCCTCATCATCTCCATGAAATGATGGAGAAATACTTAGTTCTTGCGCATGAGAAATCAGATCCAATATTTAAATTTAtcgacaaaaaaataaaaccatatTTAAGTCATGGGTTTGAGTACTTACTCTTTCAAATAAGCCCATATTGGCATCACTTATTTTACTACATCCTTGTCTCTCTTCTTGGGTATATTTGTTTGAAGGGCACAAAACAGAATTCTTCTGCTTCTTCAAACTCACACCATGAGCTCAACCTCTTCTTCACCTCGGTATCCGCAACCACGATATCGAGCATGTCCACCATTGAAATGGAGAATTTCTCAACTACTCAACTCATAGTACTTGTTATATTAATGTTCTCAGGGGGTGAAGTCTTCCTCTCCCTCCTCGGCCTTCAAATCCGAAAGCTTAAACACAAGAAAAGAGCGCGAAACCATGTCTTAAACCCTAACCCTTCCTCTCAAACTGAAGGTATAAAGTACAAATCATTAAGGGCACTTAACCATGTGGTTTTGGTATACCTTTTAGTGTCACATATACTAGGGTATATCTTTGTGTCCTTGTATATCAGCATTATTTCTCCTAGCGCAAACAATGTGCTAGAGATGAAAAAGCTTGAATCTCACCTGTTTTCTCTATTCGTCACTGTATCCACATTCTCTAACTGTGGATTCATCCCTACAAATGAAAACATGATGCCCTTTAACAAAAACTCAGGCTTACTTTTGATTCTTATCCCTCAAATCCTCTTTGGTAATAAATTATACCCTTCTTTCTTAAGGTTAGTTATCTATGTTCTTGACAAATTTACCAAGAAAGAGGAATACAATTACATGCTGAACCATCATTCAGATTTGGGTTATGGGCTTttgatttcaagcttcaaagCTTTTCTTTTGAGTGTAACTGCAATTGGGCTTATTGGCATCCAATTCTTGGTGTTTTGTTTCTTGGAGTGGAATTCTATTGTTTTTCAAGGGCAAAATTGGTATCGGAAATTGGTTGGTTCATTGTTTCAAACTGTAAATTCAAGGCATAGTGGGGAGTCCATTGTTGATATCTCCCTTCTTTCACCAGCTACTCTCGCTCTCTTTGTGGTTATGATGTCAGTATTTCTCACTCTCATTCTCATCATCATTTTTTCCCCTTTTGTGTGGTCCATCATGTCTTTtccatttttgttttgttttctacCTTCAGAAGCCGGGGTTTGATATATATAAATatttgttcaccttatttccgcTTACTAATTAGATTTAGTAAGAACACCTAATCAATTGAGTTTAATCTTAATTTCATTTATTAGGGTTTAATTTCACTTATTAGGGTAAAACTGGGTGATTGTTTGGTTGTATACGTGATacgttttgaaagaaaactttTTAATAAGATTCAATGATTAATTAATTGCCGTGTCTAAGAACGATGGAGATAAAATTGCAACTATCGATATGGACAAGTCAGTGAAGATGAAATAGATCAACTTAtggaaaaacataaatttagTAGACCACGCACGTTTATGAATAAGTTATGTAGCTAAGATTGTTGTTATAATCTTATCAAGTTAATTGTGAGTGGCTTGCTAGGTGGAAAGATTCACGAGTATGATTATGATTGTGGATGACTTAATTAGACTTGGGGGACCGATTTGGGAACCTAGGCTAGACAAAACTCACAAAAGTTTTACGTGCCCCCAATAAATTCTTTAAATCCATGCATATAAATCATTATAAATGTTGCTTTCTTTCAATTCTTTCTTAATTTGTCAAGCAAATACAATAATTCACATATAGGCTAGAGATGAGTTGTCAACTTGTAAATtatggagtactccgtatttcgTAACAATCATAATAAGAATTAGATAACGCAACGTTTAGTAACACTGAAAAAACATAGATTAAAAGTCTATCTCTTTTTTGGTAACTAGCTAGTACTCGTAATATATTGACATAATTTTTGTGTAAGTCTATTATCGAACATTCAATCTAAATGTCTAATCGATTTTGAAACAACCACTTTCTATTCAACTAccttaaatggttagatttTGGTTTGAGACTATTGAGAAATGATGTGTACAATTGATtgttaataaaaataaactagtgttttatttctatattttgaaattatatGACTCCCAATAATCTTGTTTATTAGACCCCTTTTCGTATTggaatgttttttttaatagtcTCTTTTAGAATCTTTCTTTCTTTATTCAACAATTATTCTTTTTTACCCTTATATTATAATTGTATTACTCCTTTTGTcccaaataaatatgcaagtggtcatttattttctaatttaacaACATTAAACACTCCACCTACccatattttcttattttttttctctccttCCCATATGGATGAGATTCTTTAGAGATTCACATGTAATGTGTCtttttaatactccgtatattatatTGTTCAATATTTCATAAGATATTAATAAACAAAAACGGAGAAAGTACTATAATAGAGTATTTGTGAATAGACGGAAATACCATACTTTCGTTTCTTTAAGTAGAAATAAACTACTGATTTAACGCGTAATTTCTACTCGGTATATATTACACTCACACAGTCACTCAAAAGTAAGGGAAAGTGAGGATCACAATCTATTGTTTTAATTTGTTATTATCCATGAAAGCCGCCATATCACTGACACAAAATCAGAATCAGATATTCAGATAGTTCAACTACATTTACTATCTCTACTATACTAGTTTATACATAAGGTTATTATTTGTATTATTATTGTAtatattatgtatatatatatacggagtatatacacGAAAAGAATACAGGAATTTGTAATCTTGTGtattaaagaaaatatagaATTGATCCATTGGCACATGATTGCACGTTGTAGAGGACTATACAAGACAAGTTCTAGCTAGCATTATTAGAAACGTACAACCAACATAGGTCTATGTATACTATCTGTCAATTGGGAGGACCACCCGTAgcaaaattaatcaaattatcACCTTAGAAATCATTCATTCAATGTACGTACATATGTCATAagataagaaaaaataaaaagagggaACGGTTAacctcaaaaaacaaaaaaattggaTATATTTGGCGAATATGTATACATGTAGCAACGTTCAGCACATGTGCTAGTTAGAGAAGTGATTTAAGCCTTGTTTATTTTCGTGCTAAAGAACAAATAAGTAGTGAGTTAGTGACTTATTAGAATGCAAGGaatttcaaaaatataaaatatgacCTGGTTTACTATCTACACATGTATTACTATTAAATATTAGTACGTACAATGTGTTTCTTTATATAGGAAAAAGAAAGTCGATCAGCGATATGGTAACATCTTGCATGAGTGATATCACGGTTGTTAACTTTGGAATAGAAAGTGGGCTTGGGTAACTGAATAACAAGGAGGGTTCGTACGTTCCAATTATAATCCAAAAAATGTTTGACACTAAAACCAGTCATATAATTATATAGAGTAAGTAGGTATTTTCTCCTATGTTTTTCCCAATGTGTGACAACTTGCGTTAGTGATAACTACTATGCGGTAGCTAATGTATTAGCAATGTATTATGGTAATCTAAATGATGCATTGAATCGTATATATTTTCATCTACATCATTTCCGGCCTTTGTGATCGATTCTGTAAGCACCAAAGAAAAAGAAGTCGTCAAGTTGAGTATTATTGGAGCTAATATTTGAGTATACTGTGCACAAATTGGCAGGTACCTTCCATCAAGCACAATATTCGTACCATTGAGTTACGACAAAGAATCAACAATCGTAAGTGAGAATAGCCAGAACAAGAGAAGCGGCAAAAAGGAAGAGAGTAGCTTCATTCAGAATCTCAAATTCTCTCCACTTTCCTACTTGGCTATCTTTGTCATACTTGTTTGCATCACTGAGAGCACCAGTTTAAAGGAAGATCCTCTCAATTTCACCGTCTTCAACATTATTGTCGAAGTCGTAAGGTATatactctttctttcttttttattttattattgttattgttctCGTCTTCTTCAATCTAATCCAACAACGTTACGTAACAATATTCTCCATCATCCATTATTTTGATTCTCTTATTTGTTATTTGCCGTATTAGATGTTTCTATTAGCATAATATTACCCGTTTACAAATATCATTATATCAATTACTTAAGTTAATTGGCATGGATTTTGTTCTGCAGTGCATATGGGAACGTGGGATTCTCAATGGGCTACAGTTGTGAACGAAGACTTGTGAACAGCAGCTATTGCAAGGACACTTGCTATGGTTTTGTAGGGAGATGGACTTGGAAGGGGAAGTTCCTTCTCATTTTGGTCATGCTTTTTGGAAGGCTTAAGAGATTTCACTTCCATTCTGGAAAAGCATGGAAACTTTCCCTCTAAATCTTAAATCCCATccccaaacaaataaataaataaataagttttGTTAGGGTAATGTTTAAGTTACACGAGTAGATTATAGATAATAGATGTGTCACAACTCACAAGCGAACCATGAGAACATGGAATTAATAACCTTAAGCATAGTCCATTGGGCCATAAGGCTCAAACAATTCAGCCCAATATCCCTTCTTTCTGTTTGGGGTCAAGCCCATGTCTTTGCACAGTTGATCATTGTACCAAATATGCAGTGCTCCAATGCAAGATCTTCTGTAATACTTGCCAGATGACCTCTTCATGAATTGATCCCATTCCAACACATCTTTCTCCATTTTTTGAATGTTTGGCAATTTAAATTTGCCATCAACCAATTCAAATAACCAGCGACATCTTAATTCCGAAGTGTACAAGTTGGCAATGCTCTCCGAAAATCCAATTACTGCCAATTGTGGAATACGTGGATGGATACATTCCCTATACATCACATTTAAACAAATCATCTTAAGGCACAAAGTTACAATGATTATAAAAAACTATCACCGATATTAAGaacagcgcgtctcctgtgagaccagtcacaccatcaacttgatggtgtgacgaatGCGAAaacaatagcgtacctcccctaaaactatataaaaaaaaaaagtaacatatctaaactatagaagtaacatacctaaactaaaaaatacctccaataaaattattaaaaaaaaaaaaagtaacatgtctaaactatagaagtaacatacccaAATtagcaagtgtgaactggtccggacagtctcatataagaatttggtaTTAAGAAACACAAACCTGTATAATGGAACACTTTTATGAGAAGAGCCGATAATATAATCCTGAAATTTGGGAGATGCAAATATGTCTTTGAGCTTCTGATCACCCTTAAATCCAGTAGCAAAAATAACAACGTCACTCTTAATAGGTTCCTTTGTTCCAACGGTACTATCATCAAGTATAACACCCTGTTTGCAGAAGCTAAAAGTTGGAGATCTTTTCAAAACAATGCTTCCTTTCTCAGCATTTTCATAAAATCCTTGTGGAACGGTTGAGATCAAACAAGAGTTCATCTCCTGTAAGAAGCTATGTTCCGGTACCATACCGAATTTCTTCAGATTATGCTTCTTCTTAATATCGCTTTCCACAAATTTACTTATTCCCCATCTCTGTTGAAAACATTTATTAAAATACGTGTAtgttagttaattaattagctgatcatatatatatagtaaTATAAAAGCTAGCTTAGGACGGGGAAATGTATTACCAAAGGTAAAAGTAGCGAGGCAAGGAGACTAAGCAGAAGGCCTTCACCAGGCTTATGAACTAAGAATTCGGAAAAgcgattcaaatacaagtatgcAAGAGGAAATCCCCAAGGGAAGTAATCGGGTACATTCCAATGTGGTGTTCTACATATTACCGTGCATGGACGTTCCACTCCTGCAATCAATTAACATCATACGACACATCAAGATATGCATATTCATATAGTTATCGATCATTTTATCCAGGTAAGTAAAATGAATCGTTCATTCATTTTAATGTACCTAGCTATATATCTTCCCTaaagaaaatatgtaaatatccCCTGCATTTTACTCTGTATAGTCCGTAATAATAGGGATGCTGAATTGTTCATAGGGCGGGGCGGATGCAGATAATGTACCTCCATACCCATACCTACCAAAAATCTCATCACCATCCCTGTCCCACCACCTATGACGTGTCCAATATCAACTAAGTCTTCGCCCCAACAGGTATAGACTGAAATCCATCGCTGACTCAACCAGTATAAACTGAAATCCATCTTCACCCCCACGGATACAAACTGAAGTCTATTTTTGCCCCATCCCCTATTGGCTATCCCTTCACGTCTCATACCCGCTCCAATAtccaaataattttttttattttcaaatataTATGACAACATATCTGACAACTAAAAATAACATAAGTTGCATATAATGGTTTGTTTTATTAGACATCTAACACCTTGcttaatatgttttttttgttttgacatTAGCTTAAAGAAAGCTTAAATATTTTAAACAtctattaaaaaatatatatataaacaagctttttttttataatgtttttGTATACGTATTATTTCGGGTATGAAAGATAAGTGGTCGGTAAGCAGGTAAGGTGTGTGATGGGTCCGACATAAAATTCACGCCCCTCCCATCAGGCCATCACCCATGGTGGGTACGATTTTATACCCATCACCCACCAAACATTTCCCCTTCCCCGTCTACTTGAGGTAGATGCGGAAAATGTCTCCCACGAACATGCCCAGCTGACATCCTTATGTAATAGGCTACTAGCTAGTGTTATACGTAGTACGACATAAGAGCATGATTAGCCTAATTAAATTTTAAGACTTGAGTTTTGTTGACATGTCATataaaattaacgaaattaGATATTTTTGCGAcgacaacaataataatagaaCGGTAGTATAGGTGTTACCGTTGGCAATGGAAGTCTCCATAGCAATGTCGAGTGCAGATTTTTGGAAGCCAACAACTGTAACTCGCTTTCCCTTAACCAAATTTCTAGCAGTTTCATAGTCCAAAGCAGCATAATCCATAGAATGCATGACCTTCCCATCGAATACCTCTGGGCCTTTACCCGAAGGAAACTCGGGCATGTTAGGTAGATCACTGAATCGCCCCAGACACAACACCACAAATTCTACTTGCATCACCTGCATTTATATATGTGTGTCATTATTACTAATCAGCATTAGACAAGCTAGGAATACTTATCATATTGTTAATTTTGTACATCATCTTTAAGTACCTCAAGATGATAAAGATTTCAATGTTTGTTTGGATTAAGAAGTCCAACACGTACAAGTAATTACTCTAAACATAGATGTGGTACGTATTTCAATgagaaagtttaaacaaggtCCAACGAGAAAGTCTTGAGTCTTGACCTTCTCCAAATTTGCTTATGGAAAGTTTAAAGAGTAAGAGCATGAATAAGGGGGTCTCTTAGATGACTcttaaggagagagagaaaaaataagagctagctcttagATGTGTAATGGGACTGGGAGTCTCTTATTTGGAGATTGTAAGAGAAATTTCTGaaataagagctagctcttataAATAAGAGCTAGTGCCACATCATTGTTtttgtataaaaataaaataaaaaaatagggcAAGAGAGTATAAGAGCTAGTGTTAAGAGTTGGTCAATTTCAACAATTTTTGGGAGGGGCTCTTATTTGGAGTTGAACCTTATGTGGACATAGGAGAGAGACTAAGAGTCACCAAAATAAGAGTCTACCCTTATTGATGCTCTAATCCTCTTCCCTAACTGAAGTCATACGTGACGCATACATGACTTCTAAAATTGTTAACCTTTTATAGGCCACCGATCAACATCATAATTAACTTCATAAATCATAATAATGATGTTATCTCTTTGTTTCATTCATCGCaccaagatttttttttaaattatcttTTCCTTCGTGTAAAGTGTATATATAGTACTTTGTCATTTTGTCGTTTTATCCTAAGGTGTATATATGGTTTATGTTgttaaagtactccctccgtcccggaatactcgatccggtttgaccggcacaaagtttaaggaacttgaattgacttatttaatttaataggtagtagttgatagtgaggtattattttaatataattagtgggaggtgggttaaggggtggggttgggggagagtaggggttgaatttttaattattttttgtatggagtagggggtaggtgggttaataggggaggagtgagaaataatataatattgttagaatatttccatttttagaaacaggtcaagtattaagggacggcccaataagaaaaacaggtcaagtattccgggtcGGAGGGAGTAACATTCATCGGATATCGCAGAACTATTTATGACACTCCATATAAAACTTACTTTTTAAGAATGTTTCAACATATAAAGTTACTAGTCTTATACATGCGCGCGATGCACATATAAAGCGCAATTTGAATTATACATCCGAGTGTacagtgctcattgtgcaccatgttgaacatttattgaaaatctaatgaacattgagaatgatttcaatatacatgtactagtgaaatatttaaactatatgttctatggatttgaactatatgttcataaGTTCATTGGCTATATGTTCGTTGGGTATGAaaaatatgttctttgtatttaaACTACATGTTCTTTGTAAAacagggtgcacagtgagcattgtgcacccgggtatataaaccatattttgCATATAAAGTTATTAGTCGATCTTATATGCACGTGATGCATGCGAATATAATAAACAGATTCgtgttattacatttaaacctgaaataatatgtaaaaaatataatataaatgtgaTGCATGCGAATATGTAAAACATATAAGTTAGATAGAACCGAACGCATATAAACAGATTGATTAAGgggctagattgattaaaatgctttTTTTGGCTTTTCTTATTGGGTAGATTGTCATAATTatattctctattctataagtgtAAGAGGTATTTTAATCATCCAGGGGGACATCAAAAGTAAATTGACTAAAATAACCTTagctcttcacttatataatagagatatatcAAATATTgtaatataaataaaatgtgCAACTATTAGAAATATTACTCTTATCTGATCCTTGTAATTCTAATCGATttgaattaaatatttaaatggtACGGAGTAACATTGAATATATAATCTAAAGATAGAAAAGTAGGTACCTCGATAGTTTGGCTGAGTAGATCTTGGGTTGTGACAGTCCATTTGCCCATATTACCAAACGGGTTACCATTCCCACCCCAAAGGGCCCATGATTGGATCTCTTCATCAGATGGACCTTCATACTTAATACTCACAACTTTGGTGTTAAATCTAATGTGTTTAAGCAAATCAAAGTGATTAGCGTAAGATTTAAGATAATCAAACACTTGATTTTGGTCAGGGAAAACTGTTTCCACTGAAGAAGGCCATGGGAAATCACTGAATTCATAGAGTGGTTTAGGTGTTTGAAGTTTAGTAGTTTCCACAGTTTTGGTCCAAACACCACCAATGGTGCTTCGGGACTCAAAAACTAAGGGGTGGTAACCCTTAGCAAGGGCATATTTGCATGCTAATAGACCACTAATTCCTGCCCCTATTATGCCCACTTTCCTTtccatttttttgtttattactAAAACTctttcaagtttccaaattgGGTACCCCTTATTTATAGGGATTCTCATATGTTGCGACACGTATGGCAGGAAAGAAAACTTAAAAATTAACTTTTTTGTATAAAAATAATTATCATGTTGGATGAAATATTCTGTAAGCCGgccttaatttaatttttctgatAGCTGCCGGCCTTAATTAGATGTTCATCAAGAATTGATAGAAAGTTGAATTTTTTGGTTTGGTTTCTCTAATAATTACTCTTCCATTTTAATGTGGTGGTGGGTCATAGtgtaaattagatatattatttaattagatgacgGGGTagaaaattactaaaaatagaatgtgactcctaataaaatacgcTCGGAAATGATTAGTctcctaataaaatacgaaaagaataaaagttatcttggtgtacaatttTTATTATATACCCGTGTGCAAGACCTTTTGCTAATTAAAGTATCAATTCCCACACTTCATATTTTGTTGgaattattttggaaatatgtACTCTTCTTCCAAATTTCTCTCGGAAGTATTCTCTAAAGTTTTTATATTTCTCACTCAATCCATATTTATTAAAATACGTTTATAAGAACATATATGCAGGGCCGTCTTAAATAATTTGGAGGCCATGTGCTAAATATAATGCACCTTTtacaaatttttaaaattcataaaacatgctACTTTCTAAAGTCAAATTATACTTCTGATATCTAAGAAATTATACATTTACTATATCCACCATAAAATGCATTACTCACAAACTTACTAAAGTTGGGGGAAAAAAAGGTACATTAAATAATCTAAGAAATTTTGTACGTGTACATATGTGTACACATTTTCAGATTTTCTACATCAATATAAATGTTGTTTTTTACTTCACAAAACGTAAATAATGAAGCACaaaagattttaaaaaaaaatcaggttCTGGGAATCGAACTGTACCTTTTCAGGTTTTAATCAAAGGTTATACATTTTCCCTTCAAATAACTAACTGAGCTATAGTTCATTTATGACTATAGGGAGTCCATACACATAAAATGGTTTTATGTTG encodes:
- the LOC110778842 gene encoding probable flavin-containing monooxygenase 1 — protein: MRIPINKGYPIWKLERVLVINKKMERKVGIIGAGISGLLACKYALAKGYHPLVFESRSTIGGVWTKTVETTKLQTPKPLYEFSDFPWPSSVETVFPDQNQVFDYLKSYANHFDLLKHIRFNTKVVSIKYEGPSDEEIQSWALWGGNGNPFGNMGKWTVTTQDLLSQTIEVMQVEFVVLCLGRFSDLPNMPEFPSGKGPEVFDGKVMHSMDYAALDYETARNLVKGKRVTVVGFQKSALDIAMETSIANGVERPCTVICRTPHWNVPDYFPWGFPLAYLYLNRFSEFLVHKPGEGLLLSLLASLLLPLRWGISKFVESDIKKKHNLKKFGMVPEHSFLQEMNSCLISTVPQGFYENAEKGSIVLKRSPTFSFCKQGVILDDSTVGTKEPIKSDVVIFATGFKGDQKLKDIFASPKFQDYIIGSSHKSVPLYRECIHPRIPQLAVIGFSESIANLYTSELRCRWLFELVDGKFKLPNIQKMEKDVLEWDQFMKRSSGKYYRRSCIGALHIWYNDQLCKDMGLTPNRKKGYWAELFEPYGPMDYA
- the LOC110778840 gene encoding sodium transporter HKT1, whose product is MQFLPHHLHEMMEKYLVLAHEKSDPIFKFIDKKIKPYLSHGFEYLLFQISPYWHHLFYYILVSLLGYICLKGTKQNSSASSNSHHELNLFFTSVSATTISSMSTIEMENFSTTQLIVLVILMFSGGEVFLSLLGLQIRKLKHKKRARNHVLNPNPSSQTEGIKYKSLRALNHVVLVYLLVSHILGYIFVSLYISIISPSANNVLEMKKLESHLFSLFVTVSTFSNCGFIPTNENMMPFNKNSGLLLILIPQILFGNKLYPSFLRLVIYVLDKFTKKEEYNYMLNHHSDLGYGLLISSFKAFLLSVTAIGLIGIQFLVFCFLEWNSIVFQGQNWYRKLVGSLFQTVNSRHSGESIVDISLLSPATLALFVVMMYLPSSTIFVPLSYDKESTIVSENSQNKRSGKKEESSFIQNLKFSPLSYLAIFVILVCITESTSLKEDPLNFTVFNIIVEVVSAYGNVGFSMGYSCERRLVNSSYCKDTCYGFVGRWTWKGKFLLILVMLFGRLKRFHFHSGKAWKLSL